Proteins from one Malaya genurostris strain Urasoe2022 chromosome 2, Malgen_1.1, whole genome shotgun sequence genomic window:
- the LOC131431429 gene encoding developmentally-regulated GTP-binding protein 2, with product MGILEKISDIEKEIAKTQKNKATEYHLGLLKAKLAKYRSQLLEPSKKGEKGEGFDVLKSGDARMALIGFPSVGKSTLLSTLTKTESEAANYEFTTLTCIPGVIEYKGANIQLLDLPGIIEGASQGKGRGRQVIAVARTADLVLMMLDATKPNVHRELLEYELESVGLRLNKRKPNIYFKIKKGGGVSFNSTCPMTRCNEKMVQTILHSFKIFNAEVLFREDCTEDEFIDVVSGNRIYLPCIYVYNKIDQISIEEVDRLARQPYSVVVSCNMHLNLDYLLEVLWEHLMLIRVYTKKPGAPPDFDDGLILRRGVTVEHVCHAIHRTLADQFKYALVWGTSTKYSPQRVGISHVMQDEDVIQVVKK from the exons ATGGGCATCTTAGAGAAAATTTCTGATATCGAAAAAGAAATCGCGAAAACACAGAAAAACAAAG cTACCGAATATCATCTTGGTCTGTTGAAGGCCAAACTAGCCAAGTACCGGTCACAATTACTTGAACCATCGAAAAAAGGAGAAAAGGGAGAAGGATTTGATGTGCTGAAATCGGGAGATGCTAGAATGGCACTGATTGGATTTCCTTCCGTCGGCAAGTCTACACTGCTATCGACGTTGACCAAGACCGAGTCGGAGGCAGCAAACTATGAGTTCACTACCTTGACCTGTATTCCGGGTGTGATCGAGTACAAGGGGGCTAACATTCAACTTCTGGATCTTCCGGGAATCATTGAAGGGGCTTCTCAGGGCAAGGGTCGCGGTCGCCAGGTTATTGCGGTCGCTCGCACTGCAGATCTGGTACTGATGATGCTGGATGCTACCAAACCGAATGTGCATCGGGAATTACTGGAGTACGAATTGGAATCGGTCGGACTAAGATTGAACAAACGGAAGCCTAATATCTATTTCAAGATTAAGAAGGGAGGTGGTGTGAGTTTCAATTCCACTTGCCCCATGACTAGATGCAATGAGAAGATGGTCCAGACAATTTTGCACTCGTTTAAGATATTCAACGCAGAGGTTCTGTTTCGGGAGGATTGCACCGAAGACGAGTTTATAGATGTGGTTTCCGGAAATAGGATCTATCTTCCATGTATCTACGTGTACAATAAAATTGATCAGATTTCGATCGAGGAAGTCGATCGGTTGGCTCGTCAACCGTATAGTGTTGTTGTGAGTTGCAACATGCATTTGAACCTGGACTACTTGCTAGAGGTACTGTGGGAACATCTGATGCTCATTAGAGTTTACACTAAGAAGCCTGGTGCCCCGCCGGATTTCGATGATGGATTGATTTTAAGAAGA GGAGTCACGGTTGAGCATGTTTGCCATGCCATTCATCGGACGCTGGCCGATCAGTTTAAATACGCACTAGTGTGGGGTACCTCTACGAAGTATTCTCCCCAGCGGGTGGGAATTTCACACGTAATGCAAGATGAGGATGTTATTCAAGTAGTTAAAAAGTAA